Genomic DNA from Desulfonema ishimotonii:
TGTCGTATGCTGTGAAAAAACAGGAAACCCTGTATTATCTGTTACGGTAAATAAGGATGCCAATTCTTCAACAGGAGTTTATATTCCTAAAAATTTAGAGGATTGTTTCAATGAGCTTGATAAAATGCTTCACTCTGATGCAAAAAAATATTTAGCAGAAAAAAATGAAGAAACATTTAGGAAAAATATTGAACTCCAGAAATTCTTTAGCCACATGCAATTAGGCTTATTTTTAAGGAATAAGTGGGGATTATGGAAGAAGAACAGGCTTGTTGAATATTTTAAAAAACTAGAAATATTTCACCCCGATGATATGTCAGAAATAATACTGAATTCATA
This window encodes:
- a CDS encoding DUF6794 domain-containing protein is translated as MKTILIMILLFMAANDVVCCEKTGNPVLSVTVNKDANSSTGVYIPKNLEDCFNELDKMLHSDAKKYLAEKNEETFRKNIELQKFFSHMQLGLFLRNKWGLWKKNRLVEYFKKLEIFHPDDMSEIILNSYQRYLQKKPIKLDEQVASYKEYWKKATVPEPFVDPQTGKEVKVRSSIYLENRYINIGYSKDSNNIWIYEYDKGWYKPNKELLKKLGYPVN